The region TGTTATCGGTTCTGTTATTTTTGCCTGCGTCCCCCTCTTTTCTCATCGTGCCTCGTCTTGGCCTTCAGGCGACCTGGCCGAGGCTCGGCGGGTGCTGGAGGCTCTGGATAAAAACATGCCAGGTTTGGCCGTGGTTCGTATCCACAGGGCCGCTTTGGAGAGGAGGGCGGGCCAACTCGAGCAATCAGAAGCTCTCCTGCAGGAGGCGGTGAGCCAATCGACAGAGAAGCCTATCTTGCACGCCTTCTACTCCATCAAGCTCGCTCGGCTGCTGTTGAAGCTCGGCGGAAACCCTGGCAGAGCTCGCAGCATTTTACAGGAAGCGCTCGAGATCAGTCCGGTGAGTGCATAGTACCACTTCTTTAAGATGCAGCACTTTTCGGCATTTCCCGTAACAGTTGAATAACTCAATCTTTTctattacacaaaaaaagtagAAGCAAAACGTCTACTATGAAGCTTCGCAGTGATCATTTTTCTACACAAGCTAATGTTAACGCAGACTCACGCACCTCCCTTTGTGGAAATAAGTTGGCAGGAATGTGGCGAGCCAGGtggaaaaaatgcacaaaagGCAATGTCCAAACTTTGGGATCCGTGGTGAAATGGTTATTTAATGATCCACAGATTACCAAAGTAATGGATAATTATTGTGACAATTGATTATTCGTCCTGTGGCATTTAAAATTGTCCAAAAATACTTAGTCTCACCctctcaaaagtaaatattctcAGATTTCTTTAGTCCTCCATGAAAGCAGACTTATTACATTTGTGTTAAATCAAAATAGAATCGAGATCTTGAATCAAATTCAtcttctgcttttactttgtGTACTTTATCTGGTGTGCAGTGAGATATTTCGAATGGAAGCAATATGTATTGGCTTATTAACGCTACAGGACCTACAAAACGCCACTAGGTGTCAGTAGTGCTCTGAAAACATGATGGTTAAGCTTCCCTGTTCTTCTTACCGTCAGGGTAATGACAAGCTGCACCTGAACCTGCTGGAGTTGGAGGCATCCAGCGAGCCAGGGTCCTCGGCCCAGGCGGTTCAGGAATGTGTGACACGAGCCCTGGCGGCGCCTCTCGCACCGCGCACCAAGATCCTCCTCTCACAGCGCTGCCTCCAGTTTGTAGAAGAGTACAGCAACTCTGTCCAGAGGTCAATATCTCATTCATCAGTAAAAAATGGTCTTTAGGTTATATTCCCGACTGTCCCCGTCGTTCATAGCCTGCCTCTATATCCTGTGTAGTGTGCTGTCTGTCTACGAAGAGCACCAGAAGCTGCTCAAAGAGCTGGGCGGGACAAAGAGAGAGGCAGAAAACGGGTAAGGGAGGAACAAGACAGCCCTTCCCAATTATAATAAAGCACAACTTGGAAGTCTGCTGATGTCATCATTCCACGCTAGATAAAATGATAGCCACAACCACCTTATTCTAATTCCCCAACAGGGATGAGGGCCAAGAGAAGCTGATCAAAGGTGATGATGCCCCAGCAGATGGCACTTCAGCACAAGTCCCGCCCACTGATCCCCAGGCCCCAATCACAGTTCCGCCTCCCCCAGAGATGACCATGGATGTGAGCGCCCAATCCGGCGGCTATGGAGGATACAACAACTGGTATCAGGTATGAATGAATTACTCTATTAAAAACAGGTTTCaaccgtttttttttggttttgtgtaTATTTGCTTTTCCTTCTGCCAGCAACAACAGTACGGGAGTTACGGCTACCCAAACACCTGGAACTACAACCAGGGATACTATCCACCCAGTTAAAGGTGGCTGAGAGTGGTGCACcaggacaggaaaaaaaaaaaaagaaaaaacaccagtCCTTCCAAGTTTGGTTTTCATCAAATGTTTCCCAGCATCTTTTCCTCTTCGTCCTGCCTCCTGGCCTTCATCACTGTTGTCAATTGACTTGGTGTGAGTGTTCAGGCAAAGTGTTGCAAGGTAGCCAGAGGACACTGTTGCAAGTTAGACCTCGTTTTAAACAGAACTATTTTTGTATTTGTCCATGAACTTTCAGTTTTGTTTGAAAGTTATTTTATAATCTAACTTTGCAAGCCATCTATTACAGGGGGATTTTGAACAGTCCTGCAACACTTTTGTCCCTTGATGTacataaaatattttataatgTCTGCATATACGTGTTTGGATCTTGAAACGGCCCATTTGAGGCAGAGACTCGTTCAACCTTGTCTACATGTAGTGTTTTGTggtttgtagaaaaaaaataaataattgtatgTGATGTGCTTCACCTACCCTTTACCAACACAGAATGAGCACTACAGCAATTCTccaagtcagctttattgaaaGTCAATTCTTGAAGTCAATTATGCAGACATACAAGTTGTCACTATATTCTGACTTATAAAAACTGGCAGAAAGTAGAATCTCACAAAATCAGTAAATTGTGAATTCAATTTAATGCCCTTTTAAAGGGGCAAATAGAGTTTTCAATTAGGTTGATTAGGGCGGACTCCCGTTAAACTTTTGTGTTCTGTGTTGACCTTATTGACACCAATCAGATGCCTACTAGATTTACTATATACATCTTTAGTCACTGCATTCAAAACAAACATCCAGTGAAATCAACCAGCCACACAaccattgttttttgttttggagctGTTAGCGGATATTATGAGTGATCATGTAACTTCAACCTTTATCATTATTAGTCCAGTTGACTATCTGATAAAATGACACTAAAGCCATGGTGTCCGGTCCAGTCTTTCTTGCGTAATTGTAGGGGAGGTGGTGAGGTAGGCTCATGGAGCAGAATGCTCCTCCTTAACTCACTTTTTGGTAACGACCAGCACAGCGGAAGGCACCAAACCTAAACACAAATGAATCAAGGGGAAATGGATTAGAAACAGCAAAGATGGCCAGAAGTGTGTAACGTGCAGCCGAACAGCTAAATGTCTCTCACCTAGCTCTTTGAGGGGCTTCTCCATGTCTAGATCAGTGTAAACGTGACGAGGATAAGGGGACAGCAGCGTAAATTCCTGACCCTCTGGCGTGTTGCCGTTCACCTGCACGTAAACGTGCACCGCCGCCAGAGGCTCCTGGGCCTTAAACACTGCTGTGAGGGTGGATCCATCCAGCAGGCGCACCTGTTAACACGGGACAAGCGGAAGTCAACTTGCTTTTCTAAAAATAAAGGGTGCAAAATGCAATCATGTTTTTAAGAAATGTATTTTGACATTTGAGACCACAGTGGAGTGACGCAGgaataacttttttttgtatattgaCTAAAGATATTTGAATTCCAAGCTTTTGTCTTAGATCCATGGATTCAATGGCTTTGAAGACTTAGGAACCTGTCTTGATCTCGTGATGTCAAAAAGTGAACATCGTGAGAGAGGACTATTTTAAATTCCAATAAATGGATCAAGCACCAAACCAAATTCAAATAATGACCTGTATCCTGGACTCGTCGTACTCTCTCTTGGTTGGGGGCGGGCCCTGACCGGTGGGTGACACTGGGCTGGGCTGGACTGAAGACGTACTTGTGCTTGAGGTTCCTCCACCTCCAAACTTTGGTCGACAAGGCAAGAAAAATTCCAGTCATGATTGTTGGCTTTGCCACAGAGAAAATGCAGAGTCAACTACCTTTTGTGCTCTCTCCTCCCTGTCTCTTGCTATCTTTTCTATAACCCTTTGCCTAGTGGTGAAAAACCAAAGTCAATCAGCATGACATCATTATTTGCTCCTCCAAAACGTTGACAGGGACCTTACCTGGCCATCTTGTCCTCCATCTTCTCTCTTTGCCGCAGCTCAGCCAACTTCTTCATATCGTCGTCCTGCAGCTTGTTGCGAATCTGCTGTAGCTCTTGGCCCGTCTTCCTCCGCTGCTTTTCCTTCTCCAGCTCTTCAGCGCGCTCGCGCTCTCGCCGCTCTGCCTGCTTCAGTCGCATCAGCTCCTCCAGTCTGACGCACACAGGCAGCGGGTCAGTTTGAGAGAGGctacattgaaaacaaaacacttcctGGTGATATTGAATTGCTGGGAAAGTAAAGCCAAGCAAATCATATGCTAAGTTTATGGCCATCCATAGTGATTTGTATTAAGCATGATAAAATGGCACTCCTATTGGCCGGTTCTATCAGCCTGACAAATAATCCATTGTtaatcaaatttgaaaatactacTCTTGACATTTTAAGACACAATACTTGGACTTTTTCAATTCTCTCATACATACAAATACCATATACCTAAAAAAACTAATACTAAAACAGAAAATTCCTTTAAAAACTAACTACATTATAAAGAACAATCCCAAACTGTTATAACCCTGCTGTGAACTCTGACCTTTTGACTTGCTGCTGTTTCTCCTCCTCTGTCATGGCCTTtttgtcatcatcatcgccaACCTGTGTGCCTTCTCCGCTCGCAACTGAGAGACCACAATACATACATGAACAAAAAGGCAAAACAATCAAAGTTGAAAATACCCAACTGGAACCAGAATATGCAAGTGGCCGTTTATATTTGTGTTTTCAACTTCCACGCACCTCCGGCTGTACCCCCGAGCGAAGCGTCTTGCGTGCCGGCCTGGTCATCATCCGGTGCTGCCAGAACAGGAGGCTTAAATGGCTCATCAATGTCCGTGTCGTTCTCGTGCTCCATTAACCTGAACAAAACACGCGTGGAAATAGCCATCACTTTGCACATTCGGTGACTCGGCTCTGGTGTGTTTGCGACTTACCAGTCCATTGCTTGTTCGATCCCCTGGTTCCCGGTATTGGCCACAGCCCTCTCGCTGAAAAGACAGGACAAAATCAGCATTTCTTCTTTCAGTTAACCTTTAGAAAAGCAATATGAGAAAACTCCACTGTCACTCACGCCCTGTTCCGGTCAAAGCCCATCTCCAAAAGGCTCTCAAGCGTTGTTAAGTCTGCCATTTCCAGCTGAAAGACACAACGTTTTCATCTCTTTACACTCCCTTTCTCTTATGCTCTCACATCGACGGAAGTCACGTCATCAATAAATGCAGCCAGACCAACTCAACGAATACGACTTTTAACTGAAGCTCGGGAATTCAGTTCAAAACAAACTTTAAAACTGATGATACA is a window of Syngnathus typhle isolate RoL2023-S1 ecotype Sweden linkage group LG1, RoL_Styp_1.0, whole genome shotgun sequence DNA encoding:
- the ubxn1 gene encoding UBX domain-containing protein 1 isoform X1, with product MADLTTLESLLEMGFDRNRAERAVANTGNQGIEQAMDWLMEHENDTDIDEPFKPPVLAAPDDDQAGTQDASLGGTAGVASGEGTQVGDDDDKKAMTEEEKQQQVKSLSQTDPLPVCVRLEELMRLKQAERRERERAEELEKEKQRRKTGQELQQIRNKLQDDDMKKLAELRQREKMEDKMARQRVIEKIARDREERAQKFGGGGTSSTSTSSVQPSPVSPTGQGPPPTKREYDESRIQVRLLDGSTLTAVFKAQEPLAAVHVYVQVNGNTPEGQEFTLLSPYPRHVYTDLDMEKPLKELGLVPSAVLVVTKK
- the ubxn1 gene encoding UBX domain-containing protein 1 isoform X2, giving the protein MADLTTLESLLEMGFDRNRAERAVANTGNQGIEQAMDWLMEHENDTDIDEPFKPPVLAAPDDDQAGTQDASLGGTAGVASGEGTQVGDDDDKKAMTEEEKQQQVKRLEELMRLKQAERRERERAEELEKEKQRRKTGQELQQIRNKLQDDDMKKLAELRQREKMEDKMARQRVIEKIARDREERAQKFGGGGTSSTSTSSVQPSPVSPTGQGPPPTKREYDESRIQVRLLDGSTLTAVFKAQEPLAAVHVYVQVNGNTPEGQEFTLLSPYPRHVYTDLDMEKPLKELGLVPSAVLVVTKK